From the genome of Bordetella sp. H567, one region includes:
- a CDS encoding ABC transporter ATP-binding protein: protein MVQNNLLELTGVSKMFRTADGATRSVLEGVDFHLREGEIVALLGKSGSGKSTLLRIMAGLIPADHGTIRYRGQPLYGPAAGIAMVFQSFALFPWLTVRQNVALGLEAQGVAPAEREQRAEAALELIGLAGFGGALPRELSGGMRQRVGIARALATNPDVLLMDEAFSALDVLTGESLRDDMLELWEERRMGTRGILVVSHNIEEAVMMADRILIFASDPGRVRDEIHVTLPRPRNADSPEVRALVDQVYSLMTAKPLPATAAGAPPTPVHQAYRLPDANVGTMEAVLELLAEPPLNGRADLPRLAEEAGLPDEELFPAYEALGLLGLAVVEQGDIALTAVGRRYAGAEQQERQEIFGRQLLAHIPLAANICHSLQQEPTGELPDKQFLDMLEEFLKADEAERVLKVAVEWGRYGEVYAYDYHTGRLHLPSPPAE, encoded by the coding sequence ATGGTCCAGAACAATCTGCTGGAGCTGACCGGAGTCAGCAAAATGTTCCGCACGGCCGACGGCGCGACCCGCTCGGTGCTGGAGGGCGTCGATTTTCATTTGCGGGAAGGCGAGATCGTGGCGCTGCTGGGCAAATCGGGCTCTGGCAAGTCGACGCTGCTGCGCATCATGGCCGGCCTGATCCCGGCCGACCACGGCACCATCCGCTATCGCGGGCAGCCGCTGTATGGTCCGGCCGCCGGCATCGCCATGGTGTTCCAGTCCTTCGCGCTGTTTCCCTGGCTGACCGTGCGGCAGAACGTCGCGCTGGGCCTGGAGGCGCAGGGCGTGGCGCCCGCCGAACGCGAACAGCGCGCCGAGGCCGCGCTTGAGCTGATCGGCCTGGCCGGCTTCGGCGGCGCCTTGCCGCGCGAACTGTCCGGCGGGATGCGGCAACGGGTGGGCATCGCCCGCGCGCTGGCCACCAATCCCGACGTGCTGCTCATGGACGAAGCCTTCTCCGCGCTGGACGTGCTGACCGGTGAATCCCTGCGCGACGACATGCTGGAACTGTGGGAAGAACGCCGCATGGGCACGCGCGGCATCCTGGTGGTGTCGCACAACATCGAGGAAGCGGTCATGATGGCCGACCGCATCCTGATCTTTGCCAGCGATCCCGGCCGCGTGCGCGATGAAATCCACGTCACGCTGCCGCGCCCGCGCAACGCCGACTCGCCGGAAGTGCGCGCGCTGGTGGACCAGGTTTATTCGCTGATGACGGCCAAGCCGCTGCCCGCGACGGCCGCCGGGGCGCCGCCCACGCCGGTGCACCAGGCCTATCGCCTGCCCGACGCCAATGTTGGCACCATGGAAGCCGTGCTGGAGCTGCTGGCCGAGCCGCCCTTGAACGGCAGGGCGGACCTGCCGCGCCTGGCAGAGGAAGCCGGCCTGCCCGACGAGGAATTGTTCCCGGCCTACGAGGCGCTGGGCCTGCTGGGCCTGGCGGTCGTCGAACAGGGCGATATCGCGCTCACCGCGGTGGGCCGCCGCTACGCTGGCGCCGAACAGCAGGAGCGCCAGGAAATCTTCGGCCGGCAGTTGCTGGCGCATATCCCCCTGGCCGCCAACATCTGCCATTCGCTGCAGCAGGAACCCACCGGCGAACTGCCGGACAAGCAGTTCCTGGACATGCTGGAGGAATTCCTCAAGGCGGACGAGGCCGAGCGCGTGCTGAAGGTAGCCGTCGAATGGGGTCGCTACGGCGAGGTCTACGCCTACGACTACCACACGGGGCGGCTGCATCTGCCGTCCCCGCCGGCGGAGTGA